The Dreissena polymorpha isolate Duluth1 chromosome 9, UMN_Dpol_1.0, whole genome shotgun sequence genome contains the following window.
ACATTAATTCACCTTATCTTagacaaaaaaaatcaattcacGACAGTTAAATTGATTGGTTTATCCTTTTGACGGAATAGAAACCCGCAACACGTGGACGAGTAATTATGATAGACGTGACATTTGGCGCCAAACGTGGTGCCGTGATGTTACTTGGGTATACTCCTACGGAGGCccattattaattatatatattacccCAAATCCCTATACATATGCATATTCAAGTGGGGTGTATGTCACCGTCTGAACTTGGCCACGTTAGGGGAGAAGTTGTGTGGCGGCTCGGTTAGCTAAGTCGGAAGAACTCTCGCCCTGTTAGCGAGGtttcccgggttcgagtcccggactggccaCTCAATTTTCTCACACTGTGACCGTAGAAGTAATGTTTTTGCTGTTGCTGAAATAGAAGAAGTGGAAGAAGTACAAGAGAAAGTACATACCCATCTCCCATATTTGACGGTTACATCACACACTTGGCTCTGTTCTTCCACTTGCTGTTGCAGAAGTTTCCGCATTGAATTGGGTTTAAAACGTTCTCCGAAGTCCATGTTACAAAAAGTTTACAGACAGAGTAAAGATGTTAAACTGTATCCCATCTCAAAACCTATTCTATATATCTATGTTGCATAAGATAAAGTTATGTACCCTACTGTTGACTCGTTGTAAAGGGAACTACACTGCAAGAAGGAGTGTTATCTTTTTCACAACGATGTACGTGTACAGCCTCAATTGTGTATTTCATTTGTCACAGCACACCCATCATCATTGATTTCAATTATCTTAACAGGCACGTTGATACCGGTTATTTTTAATCGCAGTCGTACGCAAGCAGGTCTTACCGATTGGAAGCATTGTTCATCTTTGAGTGATTAGGTGTTAGGAAGTAATTGTGTTTTAATGAATTACCATTACTATATCTCTTCTGCATAATGTGTTTAATGACATTTCTTAACGTGAATGACTACTAAATATACTAGTCAAAAACAACCAACAGAACATATGTTTTGGTTGAATTTCATTGACATCAGgttaaattgattaaatatgtatattttatgcataTCATTTATTTGTATGTGAGCACATGATAGTTGTTATCTCGATATGAATCGTTTGAATATTTGAGCAAAGTATGTTATCAGAGATTGAACATTATAGTTATATCGAACGATCACGCAGTTTTACTTATGTAAGTGCAGGCAAAGATAGGAGTATTATTTTGTGGTGAAACACTTATCGCTAATTACGACTCCTTGCGATCAAACATTTTGTATTTGCTTGTTAAATAAAAACGTCAactgaattaaaaataaatactgatATTTCGTTTTGAATTTGTAAAATGGAAATATTAGAAGAGTTTATACCAAACAACTCGTCTAACGCCGCACTGAGGAGACAGGTCGATGAACAGTCTTCTGTTTGCGATTTCACCATTAAAGTTGGTGAATGGGTAAGACAATTTCGATTTCTGATTTGTGGGAAACATCCGTATGCGTCTTTGTATGACTTTCAAATAATTCATATAGTGTTCATCAGGGCCATTTGCTCGAATTAGACATGCTTAATCATGTCACCATCTGTAACACAATTACACTTTGTACAAGcgcatttatgtttaaatattttaggtAAAGAGGTTTCATTCCAGTATTCTTATGGCGAGTCCATTCTTTCAAATCATGATTGATGGACAATACCGTTTGTGTAAACCAggtaaaaatacacatatttcgGAAATCAATACTTGTTTAAGCTCACATGGTCGTCGTCGGCTTAGGTACTACTTTAAATACCCCGGGTACGCTTTATGTGTTCTAAAGTGTACCCCGAGTACTTTTTAAGTATACTGAAGTTTACCCCGGATATGAAAATACGCTTACAGGCACCCGACCTTACTCCGGTGCACTTTTAAGTACTTTTCTCGCACCCCGGGTGCTGAGCTGTATACTTTGCCCGGGGTATTATAAGTTGTACATGAGCCCACTATGACAAATCGAGCGTTATTAAAGCtgtaaaatgtgtattaaatTAAATCACTTTGAAAAAATGTCGCGATGTGATATTAAATTATGTTCCAGATATCAAACGGCAGACCAATACCATCGTATTTATAGGTTAATACCGATAGCTTCACCGGTTATTTgcttattttacaattatttcagCATTCGTCGAGTTTCACTACGCAAGCCGTTTTTCCGTTGATATGGCAATTATGTATCTATATGGGAAGTGTCCAAAACCAAGCCAAACTAACATTCACGAGCTTCTTGATCTCGCTGAATTTCTGATGATTCCAAATCTTAAAGCCCTGTGTGTTAAAGTGGCACAATGCTTTCGTGTACATACATGGGATGTTAAGTACCTTCTACAAATGGCAACATTGTACGAGTTTGACCTTCCAAGAGCAACGGAACACATGTACAGTCATCTGGATGATCTTATGGAAGATAATTCCCTTATGCAAGTTTCAAAGGATTTCATTGAAGAAGTATTCGTTGATGAAACCTTACGTTATGTTTCAATGGATACGAGGTTAAATTTTCTCATCAGATGGACAGAATATAATATATCAAGAAGAAAACGTTTTTTTCCAGAACTGTTTGCATTACTAGACAACACTCAATTGAGTCGAGCAATCATACAAACTGTTCCGACTTGTCTGTTTGATCTAGGTTTAACACCTTCGTTGTCATTAAGTAACCGTTCGAAAAAAAGAGAGGTGATTATATTCCAACCGAAATTAGGAAATCAGCAATCTGATTGGTACGACATATGTAATGATCAATGGTTGAAACCACCAGTTTCCTTCAAGGCGTCTACGTCTTCTGTGATGTCCTGCTTTACTCAACATACTTGCTATGGCGTATGCTTTTCCTCAAAGATAGAAATTGCCGATGTTGCGAGAACAATTTATAGATCAGTAGAACTGTACAACACGGATCAAAATAACTTTGTGAATGTTTGCGCTAATGCGACAAAAGTTTTCTCCTATAGCAGAAGCAGATTTTTTATTCCGTATTACACGGTATTTTATCAAGGAACATTTCGTAAAACAAGTTCCCGTGTTTTGATGGAACCTGCGTTTACGgttaaaacatttggaaaaatcACGATATGCCTAAATGAAGCGAACGTGTGTGCAATTATTCTCCCTGGTAAGATAATACTGTTCGACACACGTTCATTTGAATTAGACACGCTTCCATTTTATGGGACCAAACATTTCAAGGTTCTGCCTCTTGGGGATGGTTTTGTTATCCACGACAATGCCACAGTAATGTTCATACAAAGGGTCTCCGGTCCAAATCTTGATTGCCGATACACTTTTCGAGAGACGTATTTAACACAAGACAATTATTGTAGTTTTAAATATCGATTGGTAGGAGATGTATGGTTTCGCCAGTTAAACAAAGAACATGACGTAGTTTTAGAAAGATCTGTTGAAAGATTCAATATTCGGATGTCAACCGATCTGGAAACcttaacatggaaacaatgtaCTTTGCCTTCAACTGTATCACGTGACATGCTGTCAAGTAAAACAATCGTCCTAGCCCTTACGGTCCCAACGTATACAGTCAGATGTCACATTAATTGTCCTCATTGCGAAGCACACGTAAAAGAAGAAGAAAACTACCAAAATGACATATTTTacgaaaacattaacaatttTACTTGGGAATCAGACGTCGAGCCGGAAGATGAGCAATCCAGAAGTTACGATGAAGTTGACGACTATACAGACTCTGATTATAGTTATGATTATGGCTTCGATGATTATTATGACTCTGATCCTCACCCTGACTATAATCATTCATATGATGGcgacatatattttaatgacgATTAAAACCGATAAGGCACTTTGGACTGCCCTTTTTAGATTAAGTACACACTTCTTGTCAGAAGAAGTCTTATGACAAGAGTAAGTCTTCTGAATGTATTTATAGCAAGAACCCTTTGCCTTACATAAACGACGAGTGGACAGTAATAATTTATCTCCtgataatatttattgaatttcaatTTTCCTATTTCTAATACGAACATAGAGGTGTACATATGTGTATACTACTAAATCAGCATGTCCAGCAAATTTAATGTTTCATGTTTCCAAAGAAACACGACATTCATTTTAATCTACAGAAAAgccattttctttaatttatccAATCATTTTAAGTTTTGTTGCTGCCACCTAATGTTGGCTTGTAAACTTTTGTTTTATACTTTTGCTGATCCTTATTTTCCGTAAGAATATGCCTCAACATGGAGGCATTACGCTTATCATGTATTTGTCTGCTCATACGATTGTGTATTCGATTCCACAACCCtccaaaaatgaatgaaattaacTTTTAGTTGATTGTTAAGGAATGCATTTTTTCCGGGACAAGTATTTGCAAAGCAATTTCTATTTTTCTATTATTCCGCTATATAGTctcaaaacaaatgtattttactCAACTCCTGTTAAGCTTGGCAGATTTCGCTAAGCGTTTACACCTAGAGACCATTTATGAGCagataaattaaatgttaaaggaaataACTTACTTACGGTCATACGTATGGtggaatgcaaataaattaatttataaccTGTTGTAAACACGTGATGTGATGGTTCGCTTATCATGATGCAGGaacacgtgactttgtggggttacCCCTTTTCACTTTAATGGATGTAttcacgacggtaagtggtgctttattttaaataacgttttaaaattatttttcttaagaagTTCAActaatgcataaaagacagatttttatgctgcttatggccaTGTGGAATACATCCgaattgctttattaaataagcctgtgttcttgttaaaaaattctgtatctactgcattcattgtacacggttaTGCGTCACTCAACATGAAATTctgtcaacgatttcagacatattcaatgatttattcttataccttaagatatcggcacgaAATGCAAGAAaagctgtcttttatgcactaaatatttttgcaaatgtatgtcaataacttaaaataaaatttgcaaaaattAAAGTATTAACACATTGAAACTAGAGAAAAATACGTCAATTTACGACTTATACATTGCAGTAGATATAATGTTCGAACGTACACAATATTTGGGgcggtgtgtgttgtgtgtgtgtgggggggggggggggcgggggaaTGGAGGATCTATACGTAGCTGCCAATACATgatcatatataataattaaatggaAGTAAATTAGATATGTTTAATTTGGTTTCTTAAATGTAGTTTGCTTGAGAATTTTATATAATGCTCCTtgatatcaatacatttattagTTGTCCGCTTTCGAACAACTAATATTAATAACACGTTCTCAAAATCAGTATGAGCTAGGTATATAGAAAACGTCAATAAACTATTTTTGAAGTATACGTTTCGctgaagagaatgtttatgaatgattaaaatagtccacaaAGTGCTGCGTCTTACTAGCATGGTATTTTTGCGCAGCGCAGTTCATTCAAAATCTGAGACTATTAACagataatggaatataaaactaCTGCTGTTAAACAAGTATAGCGGAATATGGATAGTCCAATACACTATCGCGCGTCTGGtgcgtaacctcgttgatagtgcTCGCTAGTAAATCTGATATGTCTTGGAAACGTGGTTTGATTATCAACAGGTAGCAGCAATTTCTTCTGTTTTTTCAATTGCATAGGTGTAACAACACAACAGTTTAAGGTaaaatttgtttatattcacagttcgcAATTTATACAACGTTCAACATGAGTTCAACAAAAACTACACGTATACAATAGAAAACgagaaaatgctttataatcaccAAAACCGATTATAAAatcaactaaatataacaagaaatatattttataagatattcggcgtaaatgctgattttaaaataaaatttgaaaatttacgtttctaaataattaaattgaacacAAAAGTTTAAACATTGTATTGTCACAAtttcgcatattcaccgcattacatgtgtgttattatagtcaaaccacacattattAGATTCAAATTATACTAGAAAGTTCACATCATACGTGTGCTCACATggctttttattatattttatttcttcacaatcgaaatatttatgtaaatacacgcagttttctttcgacacaatTCAAATCACACTTTGATAGCAGCACAatgcgaaaatgggccttatgGCGTTTCGGCAAGCGTAGCTGGCGCCCAGCCTGCGCATTTACTCAGCCTgcaagatgcgcaggctggtgGGCTTTAGCTATGAatggcgcatatggcataagtcCCATTTCCAATGACTcgcatcttaaaaaaaaacttattgcgTATTGTTAAtgacacattttagcacaatgcgtTTCGATATAAAAACTGAATTCAACATAGCAAATATAGCTAACTGGTAAATTAGGGTAGCATATTCAGTCGTTCAgtaacgatttccagacgtgctgaccgagtacggcaaacgtttgtggttagataattaaacaatttctCTCATATCGTGACACTATGCTAtttcgtttgtgtttgtttgctcaTCTTAAAAGAAAACTGTGTTAATCGATAGTCATTTATGtattcccctgacgatttagtgaccgagtagaGACCCTAAAATTATGCGAGATGAATTTTAAAGAGTTAGTATAACTGGGCCACAATCTATGTGTATGTGTTGTTTGAACGCGCAACGAGTAGTCcgaaattccttacactgaacagagTTACATCATGGACGCTGTGCACAGACGCAGTGAGGTGGCCAACGTTCAagggatttctctcgaatcagccaatgaaatattcgaatgtattcattcgtgtctgctgGTGTTCTGGAAATGTAATTTAAGGTAAAACGCTGGGTTAAgcatgcatcaacaacaaagtatggGTTAACAGCGCTATGTTAATGACTACCTAAAACGTGAGTAACAAGTATTGCCCTcaggtttatttttaaattattttcataaattatcttattgcatattttgaatttgtatacgCTGTCAAAAACACAAGTTTTGTCAAGGGAATtcccatcatgaaattatattctcagtgtgataggtattcgatgttccaacaatgttcatttaatatgatggtgatggcaaattttattttatataaactgatTCTCATGATACCATATTCATCATAATttatatgctttcagaacgtctaaaaaggcatgtgttgttgttattttggctaagttatctctataacataaattgTGTGATAAAAAGTACACGCATATCTCGATTTATATATAGATATGCGTTAAGACACACTACTCATAATTTAAAATGGGtagtgttcatttcaaacttgcgatttaaaaagttataacctaattttgaaaaacaaactgACGTGCGTTTAAGATTGTGCAGTTGCGAAAAACTTAAACAGTGCCTTCATCGCTTTGATATTCACGTAATCTTATTTGATTCTTCACTAAAATTCATAACAAAAGCAGCTTTTCGTACTATAATTTCATTccattgattacgcaatttattaCGTATTTTGTtggacgtaatttctgtgacgaaacacaccaGTTGAAGCTAGACTATGTGGATTCATTTCTGAAGTAGCGGTGTGATAAAAGTAAAATTGGGGGTCTATTtaaaaagcatcgaatgaatcaAGAAATTATTTTGGATTGCGTGTTGGTCACGCACACTTCAAACtttgataataattaaataaatcgcTCCGATCAGTCATTCAATTCCGCACATCGTGTTTTGGGAAGTATGGTAAGCATTCGATTCAAACGTAAGTTTTGTTAGTTGATGActcctgttaaagctcaaataaTCTTGTTACAGCATTCTTATTTATAGAACAGTTTTAGTTTCAGtccatattattttatttatagtcGATATCCCAATTGCATGCTACGTTCAATTGTTATTGTTTTCGCTTCTTTCGTGTATATGTGGCTTAATTTTGTTGATCACAGTCGGCTATGATTGAAtctggacgccattttgttcagttgaaGACGCGCGATcccattattttcaaatatgaacATCCGCCCATGAGCCGATATTATTATTAATTGCCATCGGGCATCCGCGTATAACGACCCGCTCGCGACGTCCAttggtttttttttttagtaaCGATCTGTACAATACAAGTcttacgaatttttttttaattttaattatctagTATCTGATTTCGGCCCTACCATACTGCTGTAAATCAACCCTATAACAGGTGGTTATATAttacatttgttaaaaaaaatgttttattcttctCTTTTTGACCATTGGTTCCTCGCCAGAAATACCAGACCACATTCTATAATGTCTCTTTAATGCTGATGAGATATAGGCTTGGTGTGTGGGCATTCAACTATCGACTTGTGTGTGATTCGATAAGCAATTTATGATGctgatatgtaaatgttttaaacggagttccatttttttctttttaaagaatattaaatatctttaaatataGATGCATGCAGTACATACAAAAGAATAGGAAAATACCATACTACAAAAAAAACATCacattatttaatcattttgttcttaattaaacatttctacggtagcttaaacatgtttattcaattaaataatttatgtaaccGATTTTGAATAAAACGCATTCGCGAAATAAACCAATACAAGGAGCAATCTACATTGTAATAAACCAATACAAGGAGCAATCTACATTGTAAGTTTTAATGTGTAAAACTCTGAAGTAAAATACTTGCGCAGTTCTGTTTGCATGTTAAGCTAGATATATACTCTACGTAAGTTCGTTATTCAGAAATTATCGTTATTTCCTGTCAATTAATGGTGTAATAGATTCATGCTTTTAGAAACAAACGTCATGACTAGATAAACGTATTAATTTTTACCTATATTTTAATCAACCATTTCCCTCTTCGATCGATTTTAACGCGTTATAAATGCTACATAACTTaccataataatattttattatgaatatCTTTACCAAAGTCGATATCAGTTTGAAAATGAATGTATTGttgatttattatgccccccttcgaagaagagggggtatattgttttgctaaattTAAGATCAGTATGGTCGTGAACAATAGATGAGACAAACATGATTAAGTAGTCAACAAAATGCTGGGCATTAATGCAACACTTTCAAAAAATTGTAGCGCATTGTGAATTTAATGTAATCTGTTTATTAAGACGTGTCTTATGATGGACACTTTACTGAATCAAGAAAAAACTCTTCTATAATTAATGTGCAATTTCTGTTTCATAAGTATTTAATGtagtatttattataaaatcagtGGCTAACTGACAGGATACCGGTTGCACATACTAAGAAATTACAAGTACCTACATATAATGTGACGTTATTATTAGGTTTATTTCATATTCTCACACAGTATGTATTTCGTGAAATCGGCAATAAAGTTTAGAGATCGGTAAAGCGTTAATCGACTTAATTTCTTCAATATATACCTCTTTTGATTGTGTTCGTGAAACAATGTCTAAACATTGACTGAATGTAGCAAGTTGCAGTGAAGAGTTATCCACTGTTTTTCATAACCTTATGGGATTTTCATTTCTGGTTGATAAATGACGGAAAGTGTACTGAAAGCTTTTACACCGTGTATTAGACCTATGCAAAAAGTATAAATGTACACAGAACAAAACAGCATTTGCACATTAACTTGACCTGCTTTTGACGATGCCTCTTCAGTGAAGCAGCCcgtctaagtaatcataccatgaaaaaaatcttcacaatggcgacctttgTAAAAgtccgagccagtccgattgcaTTAGCTAAATTTTCGCAATCGGCATAcgtcgctgattatcattgataaaggtaaaggcagcttggttcccgtcatctttcaaatttatcgagaggttcgggacaggaaccagacacgaaactgccaggtggcacttcaaacgctgtgaagCTGGGAAAatcccaaatgtagttatttttagatttgatcgagaatgtaacccgcctcacagtttcgctgaatgggtcaagttccccacgggtactacttccccgtatcccccaattttttttcgtaccctctaatttttatgcccatttattttcgtacacaaatatttttcgtacccaaattttatttcgtacccatttttattTCGTATCAAATTTTCCTTCTGCATAATTTGTTCGTgcccaaaattgtcgtacccaaattgttttcgtaccccaAATGTTCGTTCCCACATACACAAtggtggtgatgtagataaacttaaattgatgcttttatatacatcctcttcaaaagcaacgtcacaccagtactttcagtactttgattaagtTGTTTTTTGCGAATCGTTTGACCTCTACGGTAGACACTTCCAGATTTCTCGACATGTAGGTAGTCGGGTTGTGAAAATAACTCGAGATCCTCGAATGTGTAGTCCGACGTTCTACGAGTTTAGATAGCCGGCCCGATGAACTGATAAGTATTCGATAAATGGCAAATATACTGTTTTgtgttatacatgtactttttttaCTCAAGTTTACAGTAATCGAAAAGAATCAACGAAACAATAATATGTTTAGGTATTATTTCAGCAATAGTCTACATTCCAAACcaaaatattataacaataacGAACTATTTTGAAGTATGCTTTTTAAATTTGGGAAACGTCACTGGCTGGGTATTATATTGGAGCGAATAAAACGTGCACGCGTATAATCTTTGTCATATTAAATATGCAGTGTAAAAAATTCAAATgtcaaacatgttcatttcatACAAATCAAAATTGTACTTTAAATAGTTAGTACGTTTATTAGTTGTTACTGATAAGTTGCTGAagaaaatcatcatcatcatcagtgtcggAACACGTGGAACTATCAATGCACGTCTGCAAATCTTGCGACTTGTCTctaaaatcatcatcatcctcagtGTCGGAATCCGTGCTTGTCTGCAAATGAAGCGACTTGTCTGTTAAAGTACGCTCTTTAGCTTCCCCGTCTAACAGCTCACAGTGTGGGCAATTGAAGTGGCACCTCAGCGTTGTGTTTTGTAAGCTCATATGCACAAGTTTTTTAAAGTAAGTTGAATTAAAAGGTAGACCTTCTGGCATTGGGATCATCTGCCATTTCGTTGGTATAGCGTAATGTTCAAGTAAATCGCTGACGTTGGTTTCTTCCAGTGTATGATGCAAGTCTCttaatgaatatttataacactTATTGTCAATAAAGGAATACAAAACATCCATTTCACGTTGGATATACATCATAACAAATCCTGAGATAGCATTTGGACCATGTTGAGGCATTACAATGCTAATATGACAGCCGTTAAGAACTGCGAATCCTTGATCTATGCCATACAGCTCAACTTCGTCCGATAGTTTGTCTTCTATAAGATGTGTAACGTCAAAACGCGTCGATGACGATGAATCGTATActagtaaattataaaaaaaagttgcCGCATGGTATGGTTTGGTACTTATACTGGCCCTTGTCAGTATGGCAACCAAGTTTGACGAATTCACAC
Protein-coding sequences here:
- the LOC127844901 gene encoding uncharacterized protein LOC127844901 isoform X1 produces the protein MEILEEFIPNNSSNAALRRQVDEQSSVCDFTIKVGEWVKRFHSSILMASPFFQIMIDGQYRLCKPAFVEFHYASRFSVDMAIMYLYGKCPKPSQTNIHELLDLAEFLMIPNLKALCVKVAQCFRVHTWDVKYLLQMATLYEFDLPRATEHMYSHLDDLMEDNSLMQVSKDFIEEVFVDETLRYVSMDTRLNFLIRWTEYNISRRKRFFPELFALLDNTQLSRAIIQTVPTCLFDLGLTPSLSLSNRSKKREVIIFQPKLGNQQSDWYDICNDQWLKPPVSFKASTSSVMSCFTQHTCYGVCFSSKIEIADVARTIYRSVELYNTDQNNFVNVCANATKVFSYSRSRFFIPYYTVFYQGTFRKTSSRVLMEPAFTVKTFGKITICLNEANVCAIILPGKIILFDTRSFELDTLPFYGTKHFKVLPLGDGFVIHDNATVMFIQRVSGPNLDCRYTFRETYLTQDNYCSFKYRLVGDVWFRQLNKEHDVVLERSVERFNIRMSTDLETLTWKQCTLPSTVSRDMLSSKTIVLALTVPTYTVRCHINCPHCEAHVKEEENYQNDIFYENINNFTWESDVEPEDEQSRSYDEVDDYTDSDYSYDYGFDDYYDSDPHPDYNHSYDGDIYFNDD
- the LOC127844901 gene encoding uncharacterized protein LOC127844901 isoform X2, with the protein product MAFVEFHYASRFSVDMAIMYLYGKCPKPSQTNIHELLDLAEFLMIPNLKALCVKVAQCFRVHTWDVKYLLQMATLYEFDLPRATEHMYSHLDDLMEDNSLMQVSKDFIEEVFVDETLRYVSMDTRLNFLIRWTEYNISRRKRFFPELFALLDNTQLSRAIIQTVPTCLFDLGLTPSLSLSNRSKKREVIIFQPKLGNQQSDWYDICNDQWLKPPVSFKASTSSVMSCFTQHTCYGVCFSSKIEIADVARTIYRSVELYNTDQNNFVNVCANATKVFSYSRSRFFIPYYTVFYQGTFRKTSSRVLMEPAFTVKTFGKITICLNEANVCAIILPGKIILFDTRSFELDTLPFYGTKHFKVLPLGDGFVIHDNATVMFIQRVSGPNLDCRYTFRETYLTQDNYCSFKYRLVGDVWFRQLNKEHDVVLERSVERFNIRMSTDLETLTWKQCTLPSTVSRDMLSSKTIVLALTVPTYTVRCHINCPHCEAHVKEEENYQNDIFYENINNFTWESDVEPEDEQSRSYDEVDDYTDSDYSYDYGFDDYYDSDPHPDYNHSYDGDIYFNDD